From the Esox lucius isolate fEsoLuc1 chromosome 21, fEsoLuc1.pri, whole genome shotgun sequence genome, one window contains:
- the enosf1 gene encoding mitochondrial enolase superfamily member 1 gives MTQKIIKLTVRDIRFPTSLELHGSDAMHTDPDYSVAYVVIETDQGMRGYGLTFTVGRGTEIVVCAVEALSALVVGKSLEEIVSDFRGFYRLLSSDGQMRWIGPEKGVIQLATAAVLNSVWDLWARMEGKPLWKLLVDMEPRKLISCIDFRYITDALTEQEALEILEKAEAGKQQRVDQMLKEGYPAYTTSCAWLGYSDQLLKQLCTDALSEGWTKFKVKVGADLEDDIRRCSLIRQMIGPNNTLMIDANQRWDVGEAITWVTKLAEYKPLWIEEPTCPDDILGHAAISKALAPLGIGVASGEQCHNRVMFKQFLQAEALQFIQIDSCRMGSVNENLAVLLMAHKFKVPVCPHAGGVGLCELVQHLILFDYISVSASLDDRMCEFVDHLHEHFISPVVIKNAHYMPPKDPGYSCEMLESSVQRYQYPQGEVWKQFKKQSLKD, from the exons ATGACTCAGAAAATAATTAAGTTGACGGTACGCGATATCAGATTTCCAACGTCTTTGGAGCTACATGGTTCAGACGCAATG cacACTGACCCCGATTATTCTGTTGCCTATGTTGTCATTGAAACCGATCAAGGAATGCGAGGATATGGATTGACTTTTACTGTGGGCAGAGGCACAGAAATTG TGGTTTGTGCTGTAGAAGCTCTTTCAGCCCTAGTTGTGGGGAAATCTTTAGAGGAGATTGTGAGTGACTTCCGTGGATTTTACCGCCTCCTTTCCAGCGACGGGCAGATGCGATGG ATTGGACCTGAAAAAGGAGTTATTCAGTTAGCCACGGCTGCTGTCCTGAATTCAGTATGGGATCTCTGGGCACGAATGGAGGGCAAG CCACTGTGGAAGCTGCTTGTGGACATG GAACCAAGAAAGCTAATCTCGTGTATTGACTTCAGATATATTACAGACGCCCTTACAGAACAGGAAGCTCTTG AAATACTTGAGAAAGCTGAGGCGGGTAAACAGCAGAGAG TGGACCAGATGCTGAAGGAGGGTTATCCTGCTTACACCACGTCTTGCGCCTGGCTAGGATACTCTGACCAGCTGCTCAAACAG CTGTGCACTGACGCGCTCAGTGAAGGATGGACCAAGTTCAAAGTGAAGGTGGGGGCTGACCTAGAGGATGACATTCGTCGGTGCAGTCTCATCCGGCAGATGATTGGGCCCAACAACACACTG aTGATTGATGCCAACCAAAGGTGGGATGTAGGTGAGGCCATAACCTGGGTGACCAAACTGGCTGAGTACAAACCCCTGTGGATTGAAGAGCCCACTTGCCCCGATGATATCCTGGGACATGCTGCCATCTCCAAG GCCTTGGCTCCGCTTGGCATTGGAGTAGCCTCAGGAGAACAG TGTCACAACAGAGTGATGTTCAAACAGTTCCTCCAGGCGGAAGCGCTGCAGTTCATCCAGATTGACAGCTGTAGGATGGGCAGCGTCAATGAGAACCTAGCTGTACTGCTAATGGCCCACAAGTTCAAGG TGCCTGTGTGTCCTCATGCTGGGGGTGTTGGACTGTGTGAACTGGTTCAGCACCTGATCCTCTTTGACTACATATCTGTGTCTGCCAGTCTCGATGATCG GATGTGTGAATTCGTTGACCATCTCCACGAGCACTTTATAAGTCCGGTGGTGATTAAGAATGCCCACTACATGCCTCCCAAG GATCCCGGCTACTCCTGTGAGATGTTGGAGTCATCGGTGCAGAGATACCAGTACCCTCAGGGGGAAGTGTggaagcagtttaaaaagcagaGCCTGAAGGACTGA
- the tyms gene encoding thymidylate synthase (The RefSeq protein has 3 substitutions compared to this genomic sequence) → MPATSDIHTTEPLNNEETKKDGRPLGTMSFCHFCDERGYLNQCEYILQHGHRKGDRTGTGVISVFGSQARYSLRDQFPLLTTKRVFWKGILEELLWFIKGSTNAKGLSEKGVKIWDANGSRDFLDKMGFTDREEGDLGPVYGFQWWHFGAEYSNMHTDYTGKGVDQLQNVIDTIKTNPEDRRIIMCAWNPKDLPHMALPPCHALCQFYVIDGELSCQLYQRSGDMGLGVPFNIASYALLTYMIAHITGLKPGDFVHTLGDAHIYINHVEPLKVQLQREIRPFPKLKILRTVEKIDDFRAEDFEIVDYNPHPTIKMQMAV, encoded by the exons ATGCCTGCTACTTCGGACATACACACAACAGAGCCTCTTAACAAcgaagagacaaagaaagacggTAGACCGCTCGGAACCACGTCATTCTGTCATTTCTGTGATGAACGCGGTTATCTTAATCAATGTGAATATATTCTGCAACACGGCCACAGAAAGGGAGACCGAACAGGAACGGGGGTCATTTCTGTTTTTGGATCACAAGCGAGATACAGTCTACGGG ATCAGTTTCCATTGCTGACGACAAAAAGGGTTTTCTGGAAAGGAATTCTCGAGGAACTTCTGTGGTTTATCAAA GGCTCAACAAACGCAAAGGAGCTCTCTGAGAAAGGTGTAAAGATTTGGGATGCAAATGGGTCACGAGATTTCCTGGACAAGATGGGCTTCACAGATCGGGAGGAAGGGGACCTGGGGCCTGTATATGGTTTCCAGTGGCGGCACTTCGGTGCTGAGTACAGCAATATGCACACAG ATTACACTGGAAAGGGTGTGGATCAACTACAGAATGTTATTGACACAATCAAGACCAACCCAGAAGACAGGAGAATCATTATGTGTGCTTGGAACCCCAAAG ACCTGCCACATATGGCTCTGCCACCGTGCCATGCCTTGTGCCAGTTCTACGTCATCGACGGGGAGCTGTCATGCCAACTGTACCAACGCTCCGGGGACATGGGCCTGGGTGTGCCCTTCAACATCGCAAGCTACGCCCTCCTCACCTACATGATCGCCCATATTACAGGACTCAAG CCTGGCGACTTTGTGCATACTCTAGGAGACGCTCACATCTACATCAACCACGTTGAACCTCTTAAAGTGCAG CTCCAGAGAGAGATCCGTCCCTTCCCCAAGCTGAAGATCCTGAGGACTGTGGAGAAAATAGATGACTTCCGTGCGGAGGACTTTGAGATCGTTGACTACAATCCTCACCCCACCATCAAAATGCAGATGGCAGTTTAA